A genomic stretch from Spongiibacter nanhainus includes:
- a CDS encoding alpha/beta fold hydrolase: MTSTGMDSLGPASHTYYSQRLRLHYVDWGNHGAPPLILLHGGQDHCRNWDWVARELRHDWHVIAPDLRGHGDSAWSRDGYYSFDAYLCDLHQLIDQKNLAPATVVAHSMGGNIALRYTAVYPENVRKLVLVEGMPMSPTFIRGHYNRSYKEKMLDWIQSRQSLSSRCPRRYESIEEALSRMQEKNRHLSDEQARHLTIHGISQNEDGTYSWKFDNYCRQMSPMDIGEEALRELIEEVECPTLIFWGNESEFESPVKNGRFEHFKDAQIIHYDNAGHWLHHDQTERFLEDLRAFI; this comes from the coding sequence ATGACGTCAACGGGTATGGATTCACTGGGGCCCGCGTCCCACACCTATTACTCGCAACGCTTGCGCCTTCACTATGTGGACTGGGGCAATCACGGTGCGCCGCCACTTATCCTTTTGCACGGTGGCCAGGATCACTGCCGCAATTGGGATTGGGTCGCTCGGGAGCTGCGCCACGACTGGCATGTGATTGCGCCTGACCTAAGGGGGCACGGCGATAGCGCCTGGTCCCGTGACGGTTATTACAGCTTCGATGCCTACCTCTGTGACCTGCACCAATTGATCGATCAAAAAAACTTGGCGCCGGCCACGGTTGTTGCCCATTCCATGGGGGGCAATATTGCCCTGCGTTACACCGCCGTCTACCCCGAGAATGTGCGCAAACTGGTGTTGGTGGAAGGCATGCCGATGAGCCCGACGTTTATTCGCGGCCACTACAATCGCAGCTACAAAGAAAAAATGCTGGACTGGATCCAGTCCCGCCAATCGCTGTCATCTCGCTGTCCGCGCCGCTACGAGTCCATTGAAGAAGCGCTGTCGCGGATGCAGGAAAAAAACCGCCACTTGAGCGATGAGCAGGCTCGCCACCTCACCATTCACGGTATCAGTCAAAACGAGGACGGCACCTACAGCTGGAAGTTTGACAACTACTGCCGCCAAATGAGCCCAATGGACATTGGCGAGGAGGCCCTCCGGGAGCTGATCGAAGAGGTGGAATGCCCTACCTTAATCTTCTGGGGGAATGAGAGTGAGTTTGAGTCACCGGTGAAAAACGGGCGATTTGAGCATTTTAAAGACGCCCAAATTATCCATTACGACAATGCCGGCCACTGGTTGCACCACGACCAAACAGAGCGGTTTTTGGAGGATTTGCGGGCCTTTATTTAA
- a CDS encoding IS110 family transposase: protein MTDVVGIDVSKAKLDCLWLRDHTTLKVKTKVMANDNKGHQALCQWLPKTLKLEPAQILVVMEATGIYHEQLALTLHDAGFRVAVVNPAHIKAYAHSLGNTHKTDKQDSLIIARFGAERDPALWQPEPLEIRELKALIARLEALEVDYQRESNRLEKAELRPASQTVLDSIHTMLSELEKAKRRIEEDIDDHIDRHPGLKHDKALLESIPGVGKVVSRLMLSVIHSRDFTGAKQVAAYLGLIPTQVESGVFRGRSALSKRGPASVRAKLYMAAGCASQYNPDVSAMKERLLANGKNRMQTIGAAMRKLVHICFGVIKNQTEYRPQTV from the coding sequence ATGACAGACGTTGTTGGGATCGATGTGAGCAAGGCCAAGCTGGATTGCCTGTGGCTTCGTGATCACACCACTTTGAAGGTGAAGACCAAAGTGATGGCCAATGACAATAAAGGCCATCAAGCACTGTGCCAATGGTTGCCCAAGACCTTAAAGCTTGAGCCCGCACAGATTCTGGTGGTGATGGAAGCGACTGGGATTTACCATGAGCAGCTCGCCCTCACCTTACACGATGCCGGCTTTCGGGTTGCGGTGGTCAACCCGGCCCACATCAAAGCCTACGCCCACAGCCTGGGCAATACCCACAAAACGGATAAGCAAGATAGTTTGATCATTGCCCGCTTTGGCGCTGAACGCGACCCTGCCCTCTGGCAGCCCGAGCCGCTGGAAATCCGTGAGTTGAAGGCGCTGATTGCCCGTCTGGAAGCACTGGAAGTGGATTACCAGCGAGAATCCAACCGCTTGGAGAAGGCGGAACTCCGCCCTGCATCGCAGACGGTTTTAGACTCTATCCACACCATGCTCAGCGAGCTGGAAAAGGCGAAACGCCGTATCGAAGAGGACATCGACGACCACATTGATCGCCACCCTGGGCTCAAGCATGACAAGGCCTTGTTGGAGAGTATCCCCGGCGTGGGAAAGGTCGTCAGCCGCCTGATGTTGTCGGTGATCCATAGCCGGGATTTCACTGGCGCCAAACAGGTGGCGGCTTATCTTGGCCTGATTCCTACCCAGGTGGAATCGGGGGTGTTTCGAGGACGCAGTGCGCTGAGTAAGCGGGGCCCGGCCTCAGTGAGAGCGAAGCTGTACATGGCGGCCGGATGCGCCAGCCAGTACAACCCGGATGTCTCAGCGATGAAAGAACGACTATTGGCCAACGGTAAAAACCGCATGCAGACCATCGGTGCTGCCATGCGTAAGTTGGTGCATATCTGCTTTGGTGTGATCAAGAATCAAACGGAATACAGGCCACAAACGGTGTAA
- a CDS encoding 3-hydroxyacyl-CoA dehydrogenase encodes MDIKDKVAVVTGGASGMGLEILKRLVSLGGKGVIFDVNAELGEAKAKELGDSVIFAQVDVTNEESVKAGVAKAVEAFGAIHFNINCAGIATGSKTVGKDGPFPLDLWSKTLAVNLTGTFNVLRLCAEQMTKNEPLTEDGCRGVIVNTASVAAFEGQVGQAAYSASKGGIVGMTLPIARDLSTFGIRVNTIAPGLIDTPMFESLPAPVYESLSRTPLFPQRLGRPQDIAHIVTSIIENDYINGECVRMDAGLRMQPK; translated from the coding sequence ATGGATATCAAAGATAAAGTGGCTGTGGTTACCGGCGGCGCGTCGGGCATGGGTCTGGAAATTCTCAAGCGACTGGTATCGCTGGGCGGCAAAGGCGTGATCTTTGACGTTAACGCCGAGCTTGGTGAAGCCAAAGCCAAAGAACTGGGTGATAGCGTGATCTTTGCCCAGGTCGATGTTACCAATGAGGAGTCGGTCAAAGCCGGCGTTGCCAAAGCCGTTGAAGCCTTCGGTGCCATCCACTTCAATATCAACTGCGCGGGCATTGCCACCGGCAGCAAAACCGTAGGCAAAGACGGCCCGTTTCCCCTGGATCTGTGGAGCAAAACCCTGGCGGTCAACCTGACCGGTACTTTTAATGTACTGCGCCTATGCGCCGAACAGATGACCAAGAACGAGCCGCTGACCGAAGATGGCTGTCGCGGCGTGATCGTTAATACCGCCTCTGTGGCCGCCTTTGAAGGCCAGGTTGGTCAGGCCGCATACAGTGCCAGCAAGGGTGGCATTGTCGGCATGACCCTGCCCATCGCTCGGGACCTGTCCACCTTTGGTATCCGCGTTAACACCATTGCCCCGGGCTTGATCGATACGCCGATGTTTGAATCCCTGCCGGCGCCGGTCTATGAGTCCTTGAGCCGCACACCGCTGTTCCCCCAGCGTTTGGGCCGCCCCCAGGACATCGCCCACATTGTCACGTCTATTATTGAAAACGACTACATCAACGGCGAGTGCGTGCGTATGGACGCCGGTCTGCGGATGCAGCCGAAATAG
- a CDS encoding CaiB/BaiF CoA transferase family protein, which produces MNNGKGPLAGLKVLELEGLGPAPFCGMMLADMGAEVISLTRKSSDKARPDAVSERGKQSIAVNLKSPEGVALVHRLCASVDVLIEGFRPGVAERLGIGPEDCMAHNPKLVYGRMTGWGQDGPLAQAAGHDLNYIALSGALHGMGDPDRPPKPPLNLVGDFGGGGMFLAFGVMCAVYEAGRSGKGQVIDVSMVEGAATLMHMMYAWMADGRWQDQRGSNMLDGAAHFYDSYETSDGKYITLGAIEPQFYKLMRDKLELSDDEFGHQNDPQHWPSLKEKITALIKTRSRDQWCELLEGSDVCFAPVLSMKEAPLHPHNQQRGSFYTQDGVVQPSPAPKFSRTPAAQPESPAMAGQDNEAVMLRLGYSVEEIGALREQGILV; this is translated from the coding sequence ATGAACAATGGCAAAGGTCCCCTGGCGGGGCTAAAAGTCCTCGAGCTGGAAGGTCTTGGCCCGGCGCCGTTTTGCGGCATGATGCTGGCGGATATGGGCGCAGAAGTGATTTCTCTTACCCGCAAGTCCAGCGATAAAGCCCGCCCCGATGCCGTGAGTGAGCGGGGCAAGCAGAGCATTGCCGTCAACCTGAAAAGCCCAGAGGGCGTGGCGCTGGTGCATCGCCTGTGCGCCAGCGTGGACGTGTTGATTGAAGGCTTCCGCCCCGGCGTGGCCGAGCGTCTGGGTATCGGCCCTGAAGACTGTATGGCCCACAACCCCAAGCTGGTTTACGGCCGCATGACCGGTTGGGGCCAAGACGGTCCGCTGGCCCAGGCCGCCGGTCACGACCTCAACTACATTGCCTTGTCCGGTGCCTTGCACGGCATGGGTGATCCCGATCGTCCGCCCAAACCACCGCTGAACCTGGTGGGGGATTTTGGCGGCGGCGGCATGTTCCTCGCCTTTGGGGTGATGTGTGCGGTGTATGAAGCCGGCCGCTCTGGCAAGGGACAGGTCATCGACGTATCCATGGTGGAAGGCGCCGCCACGCTGATGCACATGATGTATGCCTGGATGGCGGATGGTCGCTGGCAGGATCAGCGCGGCAGCAACATGCTGGACGGCGCGGCTCACTTCTACGACAGTTACGAAACCAGCGACGGCAAATACATCACCCTGGGCGCCATCGAGCCGCAGTTCTATAAGCTTATGCGGGACAAACTGGAACTGAGCGACGATGAGTTCGGTCATCAGAACGACCCCCAGCACTGGCCCAGCCTGAAGGAAAAAATTACCGCCCTGATCAAAACCCGCAGTCGCGATCAGTGGTGCGAGCTATTGGAAGGCAGCGATGTGTGTTTTGCGCCGGTGCTGTCGATGAAGGAAGCCCCCTTGCACCCACACAATCAGCAACGCGGTAGCTTCTATACCCAAGACGGCGTCGTGCAGCCGTCACCGGCGCCCAAGTTTAGTCGTACGCCGGCTGCGCAGCCTGAATCGCCGGCCATGGCCGGGCAGGATAACGAAGCAGTTATGCTGCGACTGGGCTATAGCGTGGAGGAGATTGGCGCGCTCAGGGAACAAGGCATTCTGGTTTAA
- a CDS encoding CaiB/BaiF CoA transferase family protein: MDQHVVTDLPLAGLRVVDLADGKAEMCGRFLADLGAEVILVEPPSGAKSRQLPPFSGEQSLYFATHNANKRSVVLDLTAAADKQRFLDLVAASDIVIDSARPGDMAALGLAPEVLRERRPDLVVLSISDFGQSGPYRNYQGSNAVFYALGGVLARSGIDGNRPLLPPGDLALESTAIQAAWVALLAYWRKLKTGAGNTMDFSLLEATAQILDPGLGVTGSAAAGRSASEMAPYGRPPKGFLYPIFPCADGHVRICILNPRQWQGMCGWLGDDHPFTDPEYGNINKRFKAIREINALIAELFADKSGDELVAEGQRRGIPIAAVSTPQQVLSNTHFNARGAFTDLDVGGSTAKVPSGYVEVDSQRMGIRQPAPELGADTDAVFAALEARPAAQRQPDVDPRPLAGIRVLDLGVIVAGAEAGRLFADQGADVIKVENTAFPDGLRQTNGKVAISQSFSQGSRNKRSLGLNLRDPEGIAIFKRLVAKADIVLSNFKPGTMESLGIGYDTLAELNPGIVLLESSALGNTGPLAKSMGYGPLVRASSGLTGLWSYPEQEGSHSDSITIFPDHFAARVADTAILAALIRRERTGRGGKVVVSQAETILTALSTPIIRESLEPGSLRPMGNELEFDAPGGVFPCAGDDMWCVIEVRGNTQWQQLCQAIGREDLAQDESYATVAGRLQHRELIEGAVTAWTSERSPDEVMTTLQSVGIAAASMLRLSDFGTNPQLNARGFFREFDQPGFPVRLQTENGPVSVSEFPDPEIRPAPLQGQHTREIARQLLALSDSEIEQLVEAGVLEPMQDNPYVTE; this comes from the coding sequence ATGGATCAACATGTTGTGACTGATCTGCCTTTGGCCGGCCTTCGGGTTGTCGATCTGGCCGATGGCAAAGCCGAGATGTGTGGCCGCTTTCTCGCGGATCTCGGCGCTGAGGTGATTCTGGTTGAACCACCCTCGGGAGCCAAGTCACGGCAGTTGCCGCCGTTTTCAGGGGAGCAGAGCCTGTATTTTGCTACCCACAATGCCAACAAGCGCAGCGTGGTGTTGGATTTGACCGCCGCAGCCGACAAACAGCGCTTTCTCGACTTGGTGGCTGCCAGTGACATCGTGATCGATTCCGCCCGCCCCGGCGACATGGCGGCCCTGGGTCTGGCGCCAGAGGTCTTGCGCGAGCGCCGGCCGGATCTAGTGGTGTTGTCGATCAGCGATTTTGGCCAAAGCGGTCCCTACCGGAATTACCAGGGCAGTAATGCGGTGTTTTATGCTCTGGGCGGGGTACTGGCACGCTCCGGTATCGACGGCAACAGACCGCTGCTGCCCCCCGGCGACCTGGCGCTGGAAAGTACCGCTATTCAGGCTGCCTGGGTGGCGCTACTGGCCTACTGGCGCAAACTCAAAACCGGTGCTGGCAACACCATGGACTTTTCGCTACTGGAAGCCACTGCACAAATTCTCGATCCCGGCCTGGGGGTCACCGGCAGCGCCGCCGCCGGTCGTTCGGCCTCGGAAATGGCGCCTTACGGACGCCCGCCAAAAGGCTTTCTTTACCCCATTTTTCCCTGCGCCGATGGCCACGTGCGCATCTGTATTTTGAATCCAAGGCAGTGGCAGGGCATGTGCGGTTGGCTCGGTGACGACCATCCTTTTACCGACCCTGAGTACGGCAATATCAACAAACGCTTTAAGGCGATCAGAGAGATCAACGCGTTGATTGCCGAGCTGTTTGCCGACAAAAGCGGCGACGAGTTGGTGGCGGAAGGACAGCGTCGTGGCATCCCGATCGCCGCGGTGTCGACCCCACAGCAAGTGTTGAGCAACACCCACTTCAATGCCCGGGGCGCCTTTACCGATCTAGACGTGGGCGGCAGCACCGCCAAAGTACCCAGCGGCTATGTCGAGGTGGATAGCCAGCGGATGGGAATCCGTCAGCCCGCCCCGGAGTTGGGGGCCGATACCGACGCCGTGTTTGCTGCGCTGGAGGCGCGTCCGGCCGCTCAGCGCCAGCCCGATGTCGACCCACGCCCCCTGGCTGGTATCCGGGTGCTCGACCTGGGTGTCATCGTCGCCGGTGCCGAGGCCGGTCGCTTGTTTGCCGACCAGGGCGCCGATGTGATCAAAGTGGAAAACACCGCCTTCCCCGATGGCTTGCGTCAGACCAACGGCAAGGTGGCCATCAGTCAGTCCTTCTCCCAGGGCTCCCGCAATAAACGCTCTCTGGGACTTAACCTGCGTGACCCAGAAGGCATCGCCATCTTTAAGCGCCTGGTGGCAAAGGCCGATATTGTGTTGTCCAACTTCAAGCCCGGCACCATGGAATCTCTGGGTATCGGTTACGACACGCTCGCGGAACTCAACCCCGGCATCGTGTTGCTGGAAAGCAGTGCCCTGGGTAACACCGGGCCCTTGGCCAAGAGTATGGGTTACGGCCCACTGGTACGGGCCTCCTCCGGGCTGACTGGGCTGTGGAGCTATCCCGAGCAAGAGGGCAGCCACAGCGACAGCATCACAATCTTCCCGGATCACTTTGCCGCCAGGGTGGCCGACACCGCGATACTGGCGGCGTTGATCCGCCGGGAGCGGACCGGCCGTGGTGGCAAGGTGGTGGTGTCCCAGGCGGAAACCATCCTCACCGCGCTGTCTACGCCCATAATCAGAGAATCTCTTGAGCCCGGCAGCTTGCGGCCCATGGGTAACGAGTTGGAGTTTGACGCTCCCGGTGGCGTCTTTCCCTGTGCCGGGGATGACATGTGGTGTGTCATCGAGGTGCGTGGCAATACCCAGTGGCAGCAATTGTGTCAGGCGATAGGCCGGGAGGATCTCGCCCAGGACGAGAGCTATGCAACGGTGGCCGGCCGCTTGCAACACCGGGAATTGATCGAAGGGGCGGTGACGGCGTGGACGTCAGAACGGAGTCCCGACGAGGTGATGACCACACTTCAGTCTGTCGGTATCGCCGCAGCCAGCATGCTGCGACTCAGCGACTTTGGGACCAACCCCCAGCTCAACGCCCGTGGCTTCTTCAGAGAGTTTGACCAGCCCGGCTTCCCGGTACGATTGCAAACCGAGAACGGTCCGGTTAGCGTTAGCGAGTTCCCCGATCCAGAAATTCGTCCTGCACCGCTGCAGGGCCAGCACACCCGGGAAATTGCCCGGCAGCTTTTGGCGCTTAGTGACAGCGAAATAGAGCAGTTGGTAGAGGCGGGCGTTTTGGAGCCGATGCAGGATAACCCCTATGTAACCGAGTGA
- a CDS encoding AraC family transcriptional regulator has product MHAPTVSAYFVDAATRGLPADTRSRLLTRNGIPADSLEHSSARLPGEDFANLLRDAMLETGDEQLGHGDAPQPLGSWATMAQLSIGAENLGDAMRRLARFYRLIPWGIETQFESSGDTATFHMHRASDHPFSDYIFESFLFYVSRYANWLINQPIPLLEVGFCFADRGRRNEYRRLFDCNQFAFDQPDSYFSFAERFLAQPIAQNAATLKAFLEHTNLAMVAQRSQQQSYRHKVIQYLLPRLSDNPGIGDVARGLGMHPHTLRTKLRKEGLQLQHIKDQLRCDVAVDLLRYQHCSVEDTAIRLGFSETSAFSRAFKKWMGVTPRSYLQHHPQHRPQD; this is encoded by the coding sequence ATGCACGCGCCCACGGTTTCTGCTTATTTTGTCGACGCTGCCACCCGCGGCTTGCCCGCCGACACCCGGTCTCGTCTGCTGACCCGCAACGGTATCCCGGCCGACTCTCTGGAGCACTCCTCAGCCCGGCTGCCAGGGGAGGATTTTGCCAACCTGCTGCGGGACGCCATGCTGGAAACCGGCGACGAGCAACTGGGCCACGGCGACGCCCCCCAACCCCTGGGTAGCTGGGCCACCATGGCGCAATTGAGTATTGGCGCTGAAAATCTCGGCGATGCGATGCGCCGGCTGGCGCGGTTTTATCGGCTGATCCCCTGGGGCATCGAAACCCAGTTTGAAAGCAGTGGTGACACGGCCACCTTCCACATGCACCGGGCCAGTGACCACCCTTTTAGCGACTACATCTTTGAGTCGTTTTTGTTTTATGTGTCGCGCTACGCCAACTGGCTGATTAATCAGCCCATTCCGCTACTAGAGGTGGGCTTTTGCTTTGCCGACCGAGGGCGACGCAATGAATACCGGCGACTGTTTGACTGCAATCAATTTGCCTTTGACCAGCCTGACAGTTATTTCAGTTTTGCCGAGCGCTTTCTGGCCCAGCCCATTGCCCAAAACGCTGCCACCCTGAAGGCCTTTCTCGAGCACACCAACCTGGCCATGGTGGCGCAGCGCTCTCAGCAACAGAGCTATCGCCACAAGGTAATCCAGTATCTATTGCCACGGCTGTCAGACAACCCCGGCATTGGTGACGTGGCCCGGGGCCTGGGGATGCACCCTCATACCCTGCGGACAAAACTCCGTAAGGAAGGGCTCCAGCTTCAGCACATTAAGGATCAGCTACGCTGCGATGTGGCAGTGGATTTACTGCGTTATCAGCACTGCTCGGTGGAAGATACCGCCATTCGGCTGGGCTTTTCGGAGACCAGCGCCTTCAGCCGCGCCTTTAAAAAGTGGATGGGGGTAACACCCCGTAGCTATTTGCAACACCACCCCCAGCACCGGCCGCAAGATTGA
- the fur gene encoding ferric iron uptake transcriptional regulator has product MSAENQELRDAGLKVTLPRVKILQLLESANADGQHLSAEDVYRTLMETGDNTGLATVYRVLTQFEAAGLVIRHQFDTGHAVFELAGGEHHDHMVCVDTNEIVEFTDEVIEKRQHEIAKKYGYELVDHSLVLYVRKKK; this is encoded by the coding sequence ATGTCAGCGGAAAATCAGGAACTTCGCGATGCCGGCCTCAAGGTAACGCTACCCAGGGTTAAGATTCTGCAACTACTGGAAAGCGCCAATGCCGACGGCCAGCACCTCAGCGCGGAGGACGTATACCGGACCCTGATGGAGACCGGCGACAACACCGGCCTGGCTACCGTGTATCGCGTTCTGACTCAATTTGAGGCCGCCGGTCTGGTTATTCGTCATCAGTTCGATACCGGGCACGCCGTATTTGAATTGGCTGGCGGAGAGCATCACGACCATATGGTGTGTGTGGATACCAATGAAATCGTCGAATTCACCGACGAAGTTATCGAAAAACGCCAGCACGAGATTGCCAAGAAATATGGTTACGAGCTGGTCGACCACTCCCTAGTGCTCTACGTTCGTAAGAAAAAGTAA
- a CDS encoding polyphosphate kinase 2 family protein codes for MGQSKVDSDVGSLSHPKLGESDYQAMLGGLQLELMQLQLGTYRCGKRVVLLLEGPDAAGKGGLIRRLVRHMDPRGVRVHAIGPPSRVERGQHYLQRFWSRLPQAGRWCIFDRSWYGRMLVERVECGLTDWQRAAREIRHLEQALIDDGVIVIKVLLYIDKEEQRQRLLKRLNNPEKAWKLTTADLDSHVLHDEYQQAYNDMLATTQQPVPWHCIAANHKRYARITALQTIRDSLQGRVIPPATPSNGFERRALSILTP; via the coding sequence ATGGGTCAGAGCAAAGTCGATAGCGACGTGGGGAGCTTGTCGCACCCCAAACTCGGTGAGAGCGACTATCAAGCGATGCTGGGTGGGCTGCAACTGGAGTTGATGCAATTGCAGCTGGGCACCTACCGTTGCGGCAAGCGTGTGGTGTTGCTGCTGGAGGGGCCGGATGCAGCGGGCAAAGGCGGATTAATAAGGCGCCTGGTCAGGCATATGGACCCCAGGGGGGTGCGTGTTCACGCTATCGGTCCACCCTCGAGGGTGGAGCGCGGACAACACTATTTACAGCGTTTTTGGTCGCGACTCCCGCAGGCCGGTCGCTGGTGTATCTTTGACCGCTCCTGGTATGGCCGGATGTTGGTGGAGCGGGTGGAGTGTGGGCTGACCGACTGGCAGCGCGCCGCCCGGGAAATCCGCCACCTGGAGCAAGCGCTGATTGATGACGGTGTGATCGTGATCAAGGTCCTGCTCTACATCGACAAAGAAGAGCAGCGTCAACGCCTGCTAAAGCGCCTCAATAACCCCGAGAAGGCCTGGAAGTTGACTACCGCAGATCTGGATAGCCACGTTTTACACGACGAGTACCAACAGGCCTACAACGATATGCTGGCGACAACCCAGCAGCCAGTGCCTTGGCATTGCATTGCCGCTAACCACAAACGCTATGCCAGGATCACCGCCCTGCAGACAATCAGAGATAGTCTGCAGGGTAGAGTTATCCCGCCGGCGACGCCATCGAATGGTTTTGAGCGCCGCGCCCTCAGTATTTTGACGCCCTGA
- a CDS encoding IS110 family transposase, producing the protein MTDVVGIDVSKAKLDCLWLRDHTTLKVKTKVMANDNKGHQALCQWLPKTLKLEPAQILVVMEATGIYHEQLALTLHDAGFRVAVVNPAHIKAYAHSLGNTHKTDKQDSLIIARFGAERDPALWQPEPLEIRELKALIARLEALEVDYQRECNRLEKAELRPASQTVLDSIHTMLSELEKAKRRIEEDIDDHIDRHPGLKHDKALLESIPGVGKVVSRLMLSVIHSRNFTGAKQVAAYLGLIPTQVESGVFRGRSALSKRGPASVRAKLYMAAVCASQYNPDVSAMKERLLANGKNRMQTIGAAMRKLVHICFGVIKNQTEYRPQTV; encoded by the coding sequence ATGACAGACGTTGTTGGGATCGATGTGAGCAAGGCCAAGCTGGATTGCCTGTGGCTTCGTGATCACACCACTTTGAAGGTGAAGACCAAAGTGATGGCCAATGACAATAAAGGCCATCAAGCACTGTGCCAATGGTTGCCCAAGACCTTAAAGCTTGAGCCCGCACAGATTCTGGTGGTGATGGAAGCGACTGGGATTTACCATGAGCAGCTCGCCCTCACCTTACACGATGCCGGCTTTCGGGTTGCGGTGGTCAACCCGGCCCACATCAAAGCCTACGCCCACAGCCTGGGCAATACCCACAAAACGGATAAGCAAGATAGTTTAATCATTGCCCGCTTTGGCGCTGAACGCGACCCTGCCCTCTGGCAGCCCGAGCCGCTGGAAATCCGTGAGCTGAAGGCGCTGATTGCCCGCCTGGAAGCACTGGAAGTGGATTACCAGCGAGAATGCAACCGCTTGGAGAAGGCGGAACTCCGCCCTGCATCGCAGACGGTTTTAGACTCTATCCACACCATGCTCAGCGAGCTGGAGAAGGCGAAACGCCGTATCGAAGAGGACATCGACGACCACATTGATCGCCACCCTGGGCTCAAGCATGACAAGGCCTTGTTGGAGAGTATCCCCGGCGTGGGAAAGGTCGTCAGCCGCCTGATGCTGTCGGTGATCCATAGTCGGAATTTCACTGGCGCCAAACAGGTGGCGGCTTATCTTGGCCTGATTCCTACCCAGGTGGAATCGGGGGTGTTTCGAGGACGCAGTGCGCTGAGTAAGCGGGGCCCGGCCTCAGTGAGAGCGAAGCTGTACATGGCGGCCGTATGCGCCAGCCAGTACAACCCGGATGTCTCAGCGATGAAAGAACGACTATTGGCCAACGGTAAAAACCGCATGCAGACCATCGGTGCTGCCATGCGTAAGTTGGTGCATATCTGCTTTGGTGTGATCAAGAATCAAACGGAATACAGGCCACAAACGGTGTAA
- a CDS encoding AP2 domain-containing protein has translation MPKSKAMYGISRIDDELHRTHAWRVSLRRQNKQIVKNFPDKTWGGKRKALNAAKAYRDDIVSTYPPTTRKQFCTARRRHNKSGITGVYRYAKRYKLKDGCVKELWYWEAHWPTGKNSFEKATFAIKHYGERRAKQLAVAARKAGVAKLEGVFWASERGVKS, from the coding sequence ATGCCAAAAAGTAAAGCGATGTACGGCATTTCGCGCATTGATGACGAATTGCACCGCACCCACGCCTGGCGGGTCAGTTTAAGGCGACAAAACAAGCAAATCGTTAAAAACTTTCCCGATAAGACTTGGGGAGGCAAACGCAAAGCATTGAATGCGGCTAAGGCCTACCGCGACGATATTGTTAGCACTTACCCACCCACAACCCGCAAGCAGTTTTGTACCGCGCGGCGTCGGCACAATAAGTCCGGCATTACCGGCGTTTACCGCTATGCCAAGCGCTACAAGCTCAAAGACGGTTGCGTAAAAGAACTATGGTACTGGGAGGCTCACTGGCCCACCGGTAAAAACAGTTTTGAGAAGGCGACCTTTGCCATCAAACACTACGGCGAGCGCCGGGCCAAGCAATTGGCTGTGGCGGCCCGCAAAGCCGGTGTGGCCAAGTTGGAAGGCGTATTTTGGGCCTCAGAGCGGGGCGTAAAGAGCTAA